Proteins found in one Zea mays cultivar B73 chromosome 1, Zm-B73-REFERENCE-NAM-5.0, whole genome shotgun sequence genomic segment:
- the LOC100277057 gene encoding uncharacterized protein LOC100277057, with translation MMPRRVASVPVPDWLEALLATRFFLACAAHPASPRNECNMFCLDCTGAPPPPPPAFCYYCRAHRHSSHRVIQIRRSSYHDVVRVSEVEDVLDISGVQTYVINSARVLFLNERPQPRGAGAAAGKAAASPYNCEICGRALLDPFRFCSLGCKLVDTKRSNGHAASSADGGGGGGGAASGNDETTEAGGSKNGPGARPHGRRRKGTPHRAPFWS, from the exons ATGATGCCGCGGCGCGTGGCGTCGGTGCCGGTGCCCGACTGGCTGGAGGCGCTGCTGGCCACGCGCTTCTTCCTCGCCTGCGCCGCGCACCCGGCGTCCCCGCGCAACGAGTGCAACATGTTCTGCCTCGACTGCAcgggcgcgccgccgccgccgccgccggccttcTGCTACTACTGCCGCGCGCACCGACACTCGTCGCACCGCGTCATCCAG ATAAGGCGGTCCTcctaccacgacgtcgtccgcgtgTCGGAGGTGGAGGACGTGCTCGACATCTCCGGCGTGCAGACCTACGTCATCAACAGCGCCCGGGTGCTCTTCCTCAACGAGAGGCCCCAGCCGCGCGGCGCCGGCGCGGCCGCGGGCAAGGCCGCCGCGTCCCCCTACAACTGCGAGATCTGCGGCCGCGCGCTGCTCGACCCCTTCCGCTTCTGCTCGCTCGGATGCAAG CTGGTGGACACCAAGAGGAGCAACGGCCACGCGGCTAGTTCCGCggacggaggcggcggcggcggcggcgcagccAGTGGCAATGACGAGACGACGGAGGCCGGCGGGAGCAAGAACGGCCCGGGGGCGCGGCCGCACGGACGGCGGCGGAAGGGGACCCCACACCGCGCGCCCTTCTGGTCCTGA